The nucleotide sequence ACCTTCATTTTTTAGCATAGCTATGATTTCTTTTTTTCTTTTTGTGTTAGCTGTTTCAAAAACATTTTTCTCAGGAAGATTTATGATTTCTGCAAGTTCATAGAGAGATTTAGCTCTATCACCTGAAGCAATAAATGTTTCAATTCCTTTATTATTAAGGGTTTTAATAACATTTTTAACATGTGGAAAGACTTTTCCTCCAGCTGCTATAACATATTCAACTTTATTATTATCGACATTTAAAATAAAAGCAGAACCACTACATAATTCTATAAAATTATTTTCATTATGTAATTGTTTAGCTGTTTCTTGAAAATCTTTAACTTTTATATCACTATGTCTTAGTAAGGGCAATATTTCATCTTTTGTTATATCTGCAGAGGAATAGCTAATATCTAATGGAATAGAATTGTCTTTTATAAAATCATACAATTTTTTTTCAGGATTAGCTTGCATTAGACATTTTTTTGTATCAGTTTGCATTACAACTAATGCACTATTTCCCAACTCATCAATCACATCTAAAGAACTATTGTCAACTCTTTTACTATTTTTTGTATTTTTAATAACTCTACACCTTTCTAAAAGTGTTCCTGCATTATCAAAGACTATAGCCTTCTTTTTCATAATATCTCTTTTAGTT is from Methanobrevibacter sp. TMH8 and encodes:
- a CDS encoding HAD family hydrolase; the encoded protein is MKKKAIVFDNAGTLLERCRVIKNTKNSKRVDNSSLDVIDELGNSALVVMQTDTKKCLMQANPEKKLYDFIKDNSIPLDISYSSADITKDEILPLLRHSDIKVKDFQETAKQLHNENNFIELCSGSAFILNVDNNKVEYVIAAGGKVFPHVKNVIKTLNNKGIETFIASGDRAKSLYELAEIINLPEKNVFETANTKRKKEIIAMLKNEGYKVMMVGNGPNDILAFEESDLAVLTLEQKEEVSKRVIEAADVIIEKICQVLDIEF